Proteins co-encoded in one Caldalkalibacillus salinus genomic window:
- a CDS encoding RNA polymerase sigma factor, with amino-acid sequence MPDIQHLYRAYHQQLYTFLLYLCGNEHEAEELLQETFYQAIISIHRYKGDAKVSTWLYQVAKHVYLKSLRKKAKWTKTMLEDTHLVSYNHQPEKHVVQQEEQAYLLDVISKLKEPYKQVFILRHFNELSFREISHIFAHSENWARVTFYRAKQKIQAQLKEANRCE; translated from the coding sequence TTGCCAGATATTCAACACCTCTATAGAGCCTATCACCAACAACTGTATACCTTTCTACTTTACTTGTGTGGGAACGAACATGAGGCTGAAGAGCTTTTGCAAGAAACCTTTTATCAGGCCATTATATCGATTCACAGGTACAAAGGGGATGCGAAGGTATCGACTTGGTTGTATCAGGTGGCCAAGCACGTGTATCTCAAGTCACTAAGAAAAAAGGCAAAATGGACCAAAACGATGCTCGAAGATACACACCTTGTTTCATACAACCACCAACCAGAAAAACATGTTGTACAACAAGAAGAACAGGCCTATTTGCTAGATGTTATTTCAAAGCTCAAAGAACCTTATAAGCAAGTGTTTATCCTTCGGCATTTTAACGAGTTAAGTTTTAGGGAAATAAGTCACATTTTCGCCCATAGCGAGAATTGGGCTAGAGTGACTTTTTACAGAGCTAAGCAAAAAATCCAAGCCCAATTAAAGGAGGC